In Sodalis ligni, a single genomic region encodes these proteins:
- a CDS encoding glycosyltransferase, whose protein sequence is MSHCQECTETRYANFPAAADILRLYLLKTFGGLYMDVDVVLKEPLGNIVSESEDKEYKADFLHHFMY, encoded by the coding sequence ATCAGCCATTGCCAGGAGTGTACTGAGACCCGCTATGCTAACTTCCCGGCAGCAGCCGACATACTGCGTTTATACCTGTTAAAAACGTTCGGCGGTCTTTATATGGATGTGGATGTGGTACTAAAAGAACCTTTGGGGAATATAGTTTCGGAAAGTGAAGATAAAGAGTATAAGGCAGATTTTCT